The following coding sequences are from one Culex quinquefasciatus strain JHB chromosome 1, VPISU_Cqui_1.0_pri_paternal, whole genome shotgun sequence window:
- the LOC6037472 gene encoding ribonuclease P protein subunit p20, which yields MSDGVASVAREESALVKANAAANRGKSNSNSNSKRSAAPTSSGGGNKSDRSAPAAPDGSAGSGRKNSDRHVLKKRVLPKYYTRENDIYVTYKSDFVLQFKRCLEILNSSIGEVFLHCTGRAINRGINLALKVKAEYPDAFDYEVNTSTITVTDDLHPLKDDDDFGEQRRMNSCLHVRLYRTVKLKPASTGAA from the exons ATGAGTGACGGAGTGGCCTCGGTTGCGCGCGAGGAAAGTGCCCTTGTTAAGGCCAACGCAGCAGCGAACCGCGGTAAGAGCAACAGTAACAGCAACTCTAAAAGATCGGCGGCGCCCACTTCCAGTGGTGGTGGCAACAAATCGGATCGTAGTGCTCCGGCAGCACCGGACGGTTCTGCCGGATCTGGACGCAAGAACAGTGATCGGCACGTGCTGAAGAAACGGGTTCTGCCAAAGTATTACACGCGGGAGAACGACATCTACGTGACGTACAAGTCGGACTTTGTG TTGCAGTTTAAGCGCTGTCTAGAGATATTGAACTCGTCCATCGGAGAGGTGTTCCTGCACTGCACGGGTCGCGCCATCAACCGCGGCATCAATCTTGCCCTCAAAGTTAAGGCAGAATATCCGGACGCGTTTGATTACGAGGTCAACACTTCCACGATAACCGTAACTG ACGATCTCCACCCGCTGAAGGACGACGATGATTTCGGCGAGCAGCGCCGAATGAACTCCTGTCTGCACGTCCGACTGTATCGTACCGTTAAGCTGAAGCCGGCCAGCACCGGCGCGGCCTAA
- the LOC6037470 gene encoding trafficking protein particle complex subunit 6b yields the protein MAEEAIFEYLHSEIVSYTLNKEGDKENDLSALEYIGYTTGYRIIERLTREWPRFKDELDTMKFICTDFWSSIYRKQIDNLRTNHQGVYVLQDNAFRFLTRLSAGSQYLEHAPKFVAFTCGLVRGSLANLGITSVVTAEVQTMPSCKFHIQVNRG from the exons ATGGCAGAGGAAGCTATTTTCGAGTATTTGCACTCCGAGATTGTGAGCTACACGTTGAACAAGGAGGGTGACAAG GAAAACGACCTGTCCGCGCTGGAGTACATCGGCTACACGACCGGTTACCGGATCATCGAACGCCTCACCCGCGAGTGGCCCCGCTTCAAGGACGAGCTGGACACGATGAAGTTTATCTGCACCGACTTCTGGAGCTCGATTTACCGCAAGCAGATCGACAACCTGCGGACCAACCACCAGGGCGTGTACGTGCTGCAGGACAATGCGTTCCGCTTTCTGACGCGGTTGTCGGCCGGCTCGCAGTACCTGGAGCACGCGCCCAAGTTTGTCGCGTTTACGTGCGGGCTGGTGCGGGGCAGCCTGGCCAATCTGGGCATCACGAGCGTGGTGACGGCGGAGGTGCAAACCATGCCGTCGTGTAAGTTTCATATCCAGGTCAACCGGGGATAG
- the LOC6037467 gene encoding transmembrane protein 203 yields the protein MTDEVEIKTYFKLLDVVKWIGITQFEMLVNLLAFLVFTIILTVKVTTGTLAATPISTSEWLLMFSPLFCGDFCNAYFCVIVGIRMYLGNKHRQALHRLSWSIHVLLLTAGFKYLVCMKLSGQSGLEYSEVFSPIFVLLQLIAVKACQFKQQS from the coding sequence ATGACCGACGAGGTCGAAATCAAGACCTACTTCAAACTGCTCGACGTTGTCAAGTGGATCGGCATTACGCAGTTTGAAATGCTGGTCAATTTGTTGGCCTTTCTCGTGTTCACCATCATTCTGACGGTCAAAGTGACCACCGGAACGCTGGCGGCCACCCCGATCAGCACCAGCGAGTGGCTGCTCATGTTTTCGCCCCTTTTTTGTGGCGATTTTTGTAACGCGTACTTTTGCGTCATCGTCGGCATCCGGATGTACCTGGGGAACAAGCACCGGCAGGCATTGCACCGGCTGTCCTGGAGCATCCACGTGCTGCTGCTGACCGCCGGCTTCAAGTATCTGGTGTGCATGAAACTGTCCGGCCAGAGCGGGCTCGAGTACAGCGAGGTCTTTTCGCCGATCTTTGTGCTGCTGCAGCTGATTGCGGTGAAGGCGTGCCAGTTCAAGCAGCAGTCGTGA
- the LOC6037471 gene encoding tRNA (guanine(10)-N2)-methyltransferase homolog — protein MASSWKKYVLWFAQEHVDFRQAEIASLLRVWNIPMNTAKNHRPENPFWVVELQGEEDARKLASRSMSLRCIFELWSHTNLLGAFHDQLNGYIKSNMASLGPLFREDRSFKVTVETYNKHFSQAEKVAKIETLHYLPVTGPVNLKTPDVHFWYIEFWGLDPMNVPEAPLDVLFGRWVADGRRDMINEISLKKRKFIGNTSMDPQLSLLMANQGLVRQGDLVLDPFVGSGSLLVAVAKFGAYVLGSDIDYMTVHGKSKPTRVNQKVREADENIYANLKQYGCEDRFVDVLISDFSRSIWNTNLMFDSIITDPPYGIREATECIEFKTQRRATCLNEGVVHYPSTSPYQFDQLYRDLMNFSARYLKLGGRLVCWFPVLRKDFTDEMLPRHKCLKLVANSEQTLTVYSARRLLTYEKVSDRVEDLDSYELAQAMVDTFRRRYMNMVQQTSGTRKERRAALRDVGREEAMRRGKTLDADGKWKFMSGRGDKADK, from the exons ATGGCCTCATCGTGGAAAAAGTACGTCCTATGGTTCGCCCAGGAGCACGTGGACTTCCGGCAGGCT GAAATCGCCTCTCTGTTACGAGTATGGAACATTCCGATGAACACTGCCAAAAACCACCGTCCGGAGAATCCGTTCTGGGTCGTGGAACTCCAGGGTGAAGAGGACGCGCGCAAGTTGGCCTCCCGATCGATGTCACTGCGGTGTATTTTCGAGCTGTGGTCGCACACCAATCTGCTTGGAGCGTTCCACGACCAGCTGAACGGTTACATTAAATCCAACATGGCCTCGTTGGGACCGTTGTTCCGCGAGGACCGCAGCTTCAAGGTAACCGTTGAGACGTACAATAAGCACTTCTCGCAAGCGGAAAAGGTGGCCAAAATTGAAACGCTACACTATCTGCCGGTGACCGGTCCGGTAAACCTTAAAACGCCGGACGTTCACTTTTGGTACATCGAGTTCTGGGGGTTGGATCCGATGAACGTTCCGGAGGCTCCGCTGGACGTGCTGTTTGGCCGATGGGTAGCCGATGGACGGCGTGACATGATTAACGAAATTTCGCTCAAGAAGCGTAAATTCATCGGGAATACCTCGATGGATCCGCAGCTATCGCTGTTGATGGCAAACCAGGGATTGGTTCGGCAGGGTGACCTGGTGCTGGATCCGTTTGTGGGTTCCGGGTCGCTGTTGGTGGCTGTGGCCAAATTTGGCGCATACGTGCTCGGGAGCGACATCGATTATATGACGGTCCATGGGAAATCTAAACCTACGCGAGTCAACCAGAAGGTGCGCGAAGCCGACGAAAACATCTACGCCAACTTGAAGCAGTACGGCTGCGAAGACCGGTTTGTGGACGTGTTGATATCGGACTTTTCACGTAGCATTTGGAACACCAACCTGATGTTCGACAGCATCATTACGGATC cACCCTACGGAATCCGCGAGGCCACCGAGTGCATCGAGTTCAAGACGCAGCGGCGGGCAACCTGCCTGAACGAGGGCGTCGTCCACTATCCGTCCACCTCGCCGTACCAGTTCGATCAGCTGTACCGCGATCTGATGAACTTTAGCGCGCGTTACCTCAAGCTGGGAGGTCGGCTGGTCTGTTGGTTTCCGGTGCTGCGGAAGGACTTCACCGATGAAATGCTGCCACGTCACAAGTGCCTCAAGCTGGTCGCCAACTCGGAGCAAACGTTGACGGTGTACAGCGCGCGCCGCCTGCTCACCTACGAGAAGGTCTCCGACCGGGTCGAGGATTTGGACTCGTACGAGCTGGCGCAGGCCATGGTGGACACGTTCCGGCGGCGGTACATGAACATGGTGCAGCAAACCAGCGGCACGCGGAAGGAACGGCGAGCTGCGCTGCGTGACGTTGGCCGTGAGGAAGCCATGCGACGGGGAAAGACGCTGGACGCGGACGGAAAGTGGAAGTTTATGAGTGGGAGAGGTGATAAGGCGGACAAGTAA
- the LOC6037469 gene encoding ADAM 17-like protease isoform X2, whose protein sequence is MKSAAIMVENNRNRCPSVNLIASGLILLVCCVLQTTNAGQLHKNLKHYETLHADQLTHRITKRGAKPSSHPFNTIKEVEFKVLGRNFRLILHPHKDVLHSNFRAYSVDGSGAESIVHLDHDNFLRGRVFGEVHSQVNAHLEDGILTASVFLPDETYHIEPSWRHLDHLSDRHMIAYKASDIKFSWDQVDAVGGEMGGVPKTCGYVKEGLELEANDDDDDDDGDEEEDGVRPDPDDIPSVWTAATVSAAELKSRKKRQADQYEYTPTKTRCPLLLVADYRFFQEMGGSNTKTTINYLISLIDRVHKIYNDTIWQDRTDQEGFKGMGFVIKKIVVHSEPTRVRGGEAHYNMVREKWDVRNLLENTSRTVTRCTSTRG, encoded by the exons ATGAAAAGTGCTGCAATAATGGTGGAAAATAACCGGAATCGATGCCCGTCGGTGAACCTCATCGCTTCCGGTTTGATTTTGTTGGTTTGCTGCGTTTTACAAACTACAAATG CGGGTCAGCTGCACAAGAATCTGAAGCACTACGAAACGTTGCACGCGGACCAGCTGACCCATCGGATCACGAAGCGCGGGGCGAAACCGAGCAGTCATCCGTTCAACACGATCAAGGAGGTGGAGTTCAAGGTGTTGGGACGGAACTTTCGATTGATATTGCATCCCCACAAGGACGTTCTGCACAGCAACTTCCGGGCGTACTCGGTGGACGGAAGCGGGGCGGAATCGATCGTGCACCTGGACCATGATAACTTCCTGAGGGGTCGCGTCTTTGGGGAGGTTCACTCGCAGGTTAATGCTCACTTGGAGGATGGGATTCTGACGGCTTCGGTGTTCCTTCCGGACGAGACGTACCACATTGAACCATCGTGGCGGCATTTGGACCACCTGAGTGATCGGCACATGATTGCGTACAAGGCGTCCGATATCAAGTTTAGCTGGGACCAGGTTGATGCCGTCGGTGGTGAGATGGGTGGAGTGCCGAAGACTTGCGGTTACGTGAAGGAGGGCTTGGAACTGGAAGCgaatgacgacgacgatgatgacgatggCGATGAGGAGGAGGATGGGGTGCGTCCAGATCCGGATGATATTCCGTCGGTTTGGACCGCGGCCACGGTGTCGGCGGCCGAGCTGAAGTCCCGCAAGAAACGACAGGCCGACCAGTACGAGTACACTCCGACGAAGACGCGCTGTCCGCTGCTGCTCGTTGCGGATTACAGATTCTTCCAGGAAATGGGCGGAAGCAACACCAAAACAACCATCAACTATTTGATCAGTCTCATCGATCGGGTGCACAAAATCTACAACGACACGATCTGGCAGGACCGCACCGATCAGGAGGGCTTCAAGGGTATGGGCTTCGTCATAAAGAAGATCGTGGTGCACTCGGAACCGACGCGGGTTCGCGGCGGTGAGGCGCACTACAACATGGTGCGCGAAAAGTGGGACGTGCGGAACCTGCTGGAG AATACTTCAAGAACGGTTACACGCTGTACCTCAACTCGGGGCTGA
- the LOC6037469 gene encoding ADAM 17-like protease isoform X1 — MKSAAIMVENNRNRCPSVNLIASGLILLVCCVLQTTNAGQLHKNLKHYETLHADQLTHRITKRGAKPSSHPFNTIKEVEFKVLGRNFRLILHPHKDVLHSNFRAYSVDGSGAESIVHLDHDNFLRGRVFGEVHSQVNAHLEDGILTASVFLPDETYHIEPSWRHLDHLSDRHMIAYKASDIKFSWDQVDAVGGEMGGVPKTCGYVKEGLELEANDDDDDDDGDEEEDGVRPDPDDIPSVWTAATVSAAELKSRKKRQADQYEYTPTKTRCPLLLVADYRFFQEMGGSNTKTTINYLISLIDRVHKIYNDTIWQDRTDQEGFKGMGFVIKKIVVHSEPTRVRGGEAHYNMVREKWDVRNLLEVFSREYSHKDFCLAHLFTDLKFEGGILGLAYVGSPRRNSVGGICTPEYFKNGYTLYLNSGLSSSRNHYGQRVITREADLVTAHEFGHNWGSEHDPDIPECSPSASQGGSFLMYTYSVSGYDVNNKKFSPCSLRSIRKVLQAKSGRCFSEPEESFCGNLRVEGDEQCDAGLLGTEDNDACCDKNCKLRRNQGAVCSDKNSPCCQNCQFMMAGVKCREAQYATCEQEARCSGNHADCPKSPPMGDGTMCQERGQCRNGKCIPYCETQGLQSCMCDTMTDACKRCCRQSINETCFPVEPPDVLPDGTPCIQGFCNKGMCEKTIQDVVERFWDIIEEININKVLRFLRDNIVMAVVMLTALFWIPVSCIISYFDRKKRKEDWKEYEWSQKLDLIHPSDRRRVIHIRVPRQKITVARM, encoded by the exons ATGAAAAGTGCTGCAATAATGGTGGAAAATAACCGGAATCGATGCCCGTCGGTGAACCTCATCGCTTCCGGTTTGATTTTGTTGGTTTGCTGCGTTTTACAAACTACAAATG CGGGTCAGCTGCACAAGAATCTGAAGCACTACGAAACGTTGCACGCGGACCAGCTGACCCATCGGATCACGAAGCGCGGGGCGAAACCGAGCAGTCATCCGTTCAACACGATCAAGGAGGTGGAGTTCAAGGTGTTGGGACGGAACTTTCGATTGATATTGCATCCCCACAAGGACGTTCTGCACAGCAACTTCCGGGCGTACTCGGTGGACGGAAGCGGGGCGGAATCGATCGTGCACCTGGACCATGATAACTTCCTGAGGGGTCGCGTCTTTGGGGAGGTTCACTCGCAGGTTAATGCTCACTTGGAGGATGGGATTCTGACGGCTTCGGTGTTCCTTCCGGACGAGACGTACCACATTGAACCATCGTGGCGGCATTTGGACCACCTGAGTGATCGGCACATGATTGCGTACAAGGCGTCCGATATCAAGTTTAGCTGGGACCAGGTTGATGCCGTCGGTGGTGAGATGGGTGGAGTGCCGAAGACTTGCGGTTACGTGAAGGAGGGCTTGGAACTGGAAGCgaatgacgacgacgatgatgacgatggCGATGAGGAGGAGGATGGGGTGCGTCCAGATCCGGATGATATTCCGTCGGTTTGGACCGCGGCCACGGTGTCGGCGGCCGAGCTGAAGTCCCGCAAGAAACGACAGGCCGACCAGTACGAGTACACTCCGACGAAGACGCGCTGTCCGCTGCTGCTCGTTGCGGATTACAGATTCTTCCAGGAAATGGGCGGAAGCAACACCAAAACAACCATCAACTATTTGATCAGTCTCATCGATCGGGTGCACAAAATCTACAACGACACGATCTGGCAGGACCGCACCGATCAGGAGGGCTTCAAGGGTATGGGCTTCGTCATAAAGAAGATCGTGGTGCACTCGGAACCGACGCGGGTTCGCGGCGGTGAGGCGCACTACAACATGGTGCGCGAAAAGTGGGACGTGCGGAACCTGCTGGAG GTATTCTCCCGCGAGTACAGCCACAAAGACTTTTGTCTGGCGCACCTGTTCACCGACCTCAAGTTCGAGGGTGGCATTCTAGGTCTGGCGTACGTGGGCTCTCCCCGGCGCAACTCCGTCGGCGGCATCTGCACACCAG AATACTTCAAGAACGGTTACACGCTGTACCTCAACTCGGGGCTGAGTAGTTCGCGGAACCACTACGGCCAGCGGGTCATCACGCGGGAGGCGGATCTCGTGACGGCGCACGAGTTTGGCCACAACTGGGGCTCGGAGCACGATCCGGACATTCCGGAGTGTTCACCGTCGGCGTCGCAGGGTGGTAGCTTCCTGATGTACACCTACTCGGTCAGCGGGTACGACGTGAACAATAAAAAGTTCTCGCCCTGTTCGCTGCGCTCGATCCGGAAGGTGCTGCAGGCCAAGTCGGGCCGGTGCTTTTCCGAACCGGAGGAGTCGTTCTGTGGGAATTTGCGCGTTGAGGGGGACGAACAGTGCGACGCTGGGTTGCTGGGAACGGAGGACAACGATGCTTGCTGCGATAAGAACTGCAAGCTGAGACGGAACCAGGGCGCGGTTTGCAGTGACAAGAACTCGCCGTGCTGTCAGAACTGTCAGTTTATGATGGCCGGGGTCAAGTGTCGTGAGGCGCAGTACGCCACGTGTGAGCAGGAGGCACGATGCAGCGGTAATCACGCCGATTGTCCGAAAAGTCCGCCGATGGGCGACGGGACCATGTGCCAGGAGCGGGGACAGTGTCGCAACGGGAAGTGCATTCCGTACTGCGAGACGCAGGGTCTGCAGAGCTGCATGTGCGACACGATGACGGATGCGTGCAAGCGGTGCTGCCGGCAGAGCATCAACGAGACGTGCTTCCCGGTGGAACCGCCGGATGTGCTTCCGGACGGGACGCCCTGCATCCAGGGCTTCTGCAACAAGGGAATGTGCGAGAAAACCATCCAGGACGTGGTCGAGCGGTTCTGGGATATCATCGAGGAGATCAACATCAACAAGGTGTTGCGGTTTCTGCGGGACAACATCGTCA TGGCAGTGGTGATGCTTACGGCCCTGTTCTGGATTCCGGTCAGCTGCATCATATCGTACTTTGACCGGAAGAAGCGAAAGGAGGACTGGAAAGAGTACGAGTGGAGCCAGAAGCTGGACCTGATCCACCCGAGCGATCGTCGCCGTGTCATCCACATTAG GGTTCCCCGCCAGAAAATTACAGTCGCCCGTATGTAG